In a single window of the Niabella ginsenosidivorans genome:
- a CDS encoding M28 family metallopeptidase — MYYKLFTVAAAALVFLSCNNPEKAGNDEEGLSVFNADSLIKHIKVLSSDSFQGRKPFTEGETKTIAYLQGQFRAVGLQPGNGESYLQDVPMIDIFSRPDPVMQIQSPKAGFQLKGLDEYVLSTPKTDPVVNLKNTPVVFAGYGVVAPEYNWNDYAGLDVKGKIVMVLVNDPGFNNGDTTLFKGKTMTYYGRWTYKFEEAARQGAKGCLVIHNTAAASYPFSVVQNSWNTSELRLDNMDEPLLDAQGWITTEAAKKLIVAGGQDTAILSKADVPGFKAVPLNISVSTRIQTKVTRNQSHNVIGKITGTKYPDEYILYTAHWDHLGIGKPDATGDSIYNGAVDNASGTAALLEFARAWKSLKTPPERTIVFLAVTGEEQGLLGSAYYAKNPVYPVSKTVGVLNVDEVNNYGRTKDIMVVGQGQSDMEDLLADAAKKQGRYISFDDTPEAGHYFRSDHFSFAKAGIPALAQGFGIDVVGKGKEYGRKRQEEFNAQHYHAPSDQYNSDWDLSGAVEDLQLLFLIGKKLAYNHTWPGWKPGSEFKAERDKTASERTK, encoded by the coding sequence ATGTATTACAAGCTGTTTACTGTTGCGGCTGCGGCGCTTGTTTTTTTATCCTGTAATAATCCGGAAAAGGCAGGTAATGATGAAGAAGGCTTATCGGTATTCAATGCAGACAGCCTCATAAAACATATAAAAGTGCTCTCATCTGACTCCTTCCAGGGGCGCAAACCTTTTACAGAAGGGGAAACAAAGACCATTGCTTATCTGCAGGGTCAGTTCAGGGCTGTTGGCCTGCAGCCTGGTAACGGGGAAAGCTATTTGCAGGATGTGCCGATGATTGATATTTTTTCACGGCCCGATCCGGTCATGCAGATACAATCCCCCAAAGCTGGTTTTCAATTAAAAGGGCTGGATGAATATGTTTTGTCTACCCCGAAAACCGACCCGGTGGTTAACCTGAAGAATACACCAGTAGTCTTTGCCGGTTACGGAGTGGTAGCACCCGAATACAACTGGAACGATTATGCAGGGCTGGATGTAAAAGGAAAAATAGTGATGGTGCTGGTGAATGATCCGGGATTTAATAACGGCGATACCACCTTATTCAAAGGTAAAACAATGACCTATTATGGCCGGTGGACCTATAAGTTTGAGGAGGCTGCAAGACAGGGTGCAAAAGGGTGTTTGGTTATTCATAATACTGCTGCGGCCAGCTATCCGTTCAGCGTTGTACAGAACAGCTGGAACACTTCAGAGTTACGGCTGGATAATATGGATGAGCCATTGCTGGATGCGCAAGGCTGGATCACAACAGAAGCGGCAAAGAAATTAATCGTAGCCGGCGGGCAGGACACCGCAATCCTTTCAAAGGCAGATGTACCCGGGTTTAAAGCTGTTCCGCTGAATATAAGCGTTTCCACCCGTATTCAAACAAAGGTAACGCGCAATCAATCGCATAATGTGATCGGTAAAATAACCGGCACAAAATATCCGGATGAATACATTCTTTACACGGCTCACTGGGATCACCTGGGTATCGGGAAACCCGATGCAACAGGCGATTCCATTTACAATGGTGCTGTAGATAATGCCAGTGGTACGGCTGCTTTGCTGGAATTTGCCCGCGCCTGGAAAAGTTTAAAAACGCCTCCCGAACGCACCATCGTTTTCCTTGCAGTAACCGGTGAGGAACAGGGGCTGCTGGGTTCTGCCTACTATGCAAAAAATCCTGTTTATCCCGTTTCAAAAACTGTTGGGGTCTTAAACGTGGATGAGGTTAATAATTATGGCAGAACAAAAGATATTATGGTAGTGGGGCAGGGACAGTCTGATATGGAAGATCTTTTAGCAGATGCTGCGAAAAAGCAGGGGCGGTATATTTCTTTTGATGATACACCTGAAGCAGGGCATTATTTCCGTTCTGACCACTTTAGTTTTGCAAAAGCAGGTATCCCCGCCCTGGCACAGGGCTTTGGCATTGATGTGGTAGGTAAAGGGAAGGAATACGGGCGAAAGAGGCAGGAGGAGTTCAATGCGCAACATTATCATGCGCCGTCGGATCAATATAATTCTGACTGGGATTTAAGCGGCGCAGTGGAAGACCTGCAGCTCCTGTTCCTTATCGGCAAAAAGCTGGCATATAACCATACCTGGCCGGGATGGAAGCCAGGTTCTGAATTTAAGGCAGAACGGGATAAGACAGCCAGTGAGCGGACAAAATAG
- a CDS encoding S9 family peptidase, producing MIKKILGYGAVMIAIITPASTTGQNAPGILTVQKIMRDPKWIGSSPSDAAWSSNGKTLYFSWNPANAPADSVYKITINNKTPQKVSIEEQRQSVFTDQVKYNQNRTAATWVKNGDIYYRNAAGKTIRITQTQEDEYNPVFSFNETKIVYNSARNLYAWDIATGTTWQLTRFINEAPHTDKKPDREEAWLKNDQLANMQVLKERKEKRDATAQYNQLLEEKNPRDIYLKEAQLTGTTISPDGRFITYRLYYPVNGKRTIVPDYITESGYTTDINGRTKVGSPQGTTTFYLYDRLKDTSYEIKPQNIPGIRDIPAYIKDYPAEFQKMQKDSVLRSVNFYGVEWSPDSRHALLDIYANDHKDRWLMILDTASGNLQLADRQHDDAWISGPDINPRYTGWIDNQTIWFQSEATGYSHLYTYSLPAQTKTALTSGNYEVQEAKLSNDKKSFYITTNEVHPGEKQFYRLDIKTGSAQRITGTEGANDVSISPDEKYIAILHSYINKPWELYLQENKAGAKPVQITFKAQSDEFKQYRWRAPDVVTFTARDGAKVYARVYKPENAKPGMPAVFFVHGAGYLQNAHKWWSSYFREYMFNNLLADNGYYVMDIDYRGSAGYGRDWRTGIYRHMGGKDLTDHVDAVKYLADTYQIDPAEVGMYGGSYGGFMTLMALFTEPDVFKSGAALRPVTDWANYNHGYTSDILNEPFTDSLAYYRSSPIYFAKGLKGNLLICHGMVDTNVNFQDAVKLAQRLIELGKDNWELAPFPMEDHGFIEPSSWTDEYKRIFKLFESTLKQ from the coding sequence ATGATTAAGAAAATTTTGGGGTATGGCGCTGTTATGATAGCAATAATTACGCCAGCCAGCACAACCGGCCAAAACGCTCCCGGTATTTTGACCGTGCAAAAAATCATGCGCGATCCCAAATGGATCGGCAGTTCTCCTTCGGATGCTGCCTGGAGCAGCAATGGGAAAACCCTGTATTTTTCCTGGAATCCTGCCAATGCTCCGGCCGACTCTGTTTACAAAATTACCATCAACAATAAAACACCGCAGAAAGTAAGCATAGAAGAGCAAAGGCAATCAGTCTTCACTGATCAGGTAAAGTATAATCAAAATAGAACAGCGGCTACCTGGGTAAAGAACGGTGATATCTACTACCGGAATGCAGCCGGTAAAACAATACGGATTACTCAAACACAGGAAGATGAGTATAACCCTGTGTTTAGTTTTAATGAAACCAAAATCGTTTACAACAGTGCCCGGAATTTATATGCCTGGGATATTGCCACCGGTACTACCTGGCAACTGACCCGTTTTATCAATGAGGCCCCACATACTGATAAAAAACCGGACCGGGAAGAAGCCTGGCTGAAAAACGACCAGCTGGCGAATATGCAGGTATTGAAAGAACGAAAAGAAAAAAGGGACGCTACAGCACAATACAACCAGCTGCTGGAGGAAAAGAATCCCCGCGATATTTATTTAAAAGAGGCCCAGTTAACAGGTACAACCATCAGTCCGGATGGCCGCTTTATAACCTATCGCCTTTATTATCCCGTAAACGGCAAAAGAACCATTGTACCGGATTATATTACAGAGAGTGGCTATACAACAGATATTAACGGGCGTACCAAAGTAGGCAGCCCGCAGGGAACGACGACTTTTTATCTATACGATCGGTTGAAAGATACTTCTTATGAAATAAAGCCTCAAAATATTCCCGGCATCAGGGATATACCCGCATATATAAAGGATTACCCGGCTGAATTTCAGAAAATGCAGAAAGACAGCGTCTTGCGCAGTGTTAATTTCTATGGTGTGGAATGGTCGCCCGATAGCCGGCATGCCCTGCTGGATATTTATGCAAATGATCACAAGGACCGCTGGCTGATGATACTGGATACGGCTTCGGGAAATCTGCAACTGGCAGACCGGCAACATGACGATGCATGGATAAGCGGACCGGATATCAACCCCCGCTATACAGGCTGGATCGATAATCAGACGATCTGGTTCCAGAGCGAGGCAACCGGCTATTCGCACCTGTACACCTATTCATTGCCTGCGCAGACAAAAACAGCGCTCACATCCGGTAACTATGAAGTACAGGAAGCAAAGTTGTCGAATGATAAAAAATCCTTTTACATTACTACCAATGAAGTGCACCCCGGGGAAAAGCAGTTTTACAGGCTGGATATAAAAACAGGATCAGCACAGCGCATCACCGGGACGGAAGGCGCCAACGATGTAAGCATTTCGCCCGATGAAAAATACATCGCCATATTGCATTCTTATATCAATAAACCCTGGGAGCTATACCTGCAGGAGAATAAAGCAGGGGCAAAACCGGTGCAGATCACTTTTAAGGCGCAGAGCGATGAATTTAAGCAATACAGGTGGCGGGCGCCGGATGTGGTTACTTTTACCGCCAGGGATGGTGCTAAAGTATACGCACGCGTGTACAAGCCGGAAAATGCAAAACCCGGCATGCCGGCCGTATTTTTTGTGCACGGAGCCGGCTACCTGCAAAACGCGCATAAATGGTGGAGCTCCTACTTCCGGGAATATATGTTCAACAACCTGCTGGCGGATAATGGCTACTATGTGATGGATATTGACTATCGAGGAAGTGCCGGCTATGGCCGCGACTGGCGCACGGGTATTTACCGGCATATGGGTGGAAAAGATCTGACGGATCATGTGGATGCAGTAAAATACTTAGCAGACACCTACCAGATTGATCCTGCAGAGGTGGGCATGTATGGCGGCTCCTATGGTGGGTTCATGACCCTCATGGCGCTGTTTACCGAACCGGATGTATTTAAAAGCGGTGCGGCCTTAAGGCCCGTAACGGATTGGGCCAATTATAACCACGGCTATACTTCTGATATTCTGAATGAGCCTTTTACAGACAGCCTGGCTTATTACAGGAGCTCTCCCATCTATTTTGCAAAAGGATTAAAAGGCAACCTGCTGATCTGCCATGGAATGGTGGATACCAATGTAAACTTCCAGGATGCAGTAAAACTGGCCCAGCGGTTAATAGAACTGGGCAAGGATAACTGGGAACTGGCGCCTTTCCCTATGGAAGATCATGGTTTTATAGAACCCAGCAGCTGGACGGATGAATATAAACGCATTTTTAAACTTTTTGAAAGTACCTTAAAGCAATAG
- a CDS encoding ComEC/Rec2 family competence protein, producing the protein MQSSVAIFLGRTPFLKLVIPLIAGILLQWYGQPAVMHSIAGFIIIILAVVLFRLLPVYGRLRFKWLQALLIVLGLLFMGMLLTVMNDVRINRNWFGNRYQKGMYLWVTLLEKPVEKKRSWRADAIINGLISNNNVQKVSGRLTLYLKKETDMDQLNAGDQLVFRKDPQEIRNTGNPGGFDYKRYAFFNGLTHQVFLTASDFIKMPVPPKPGFRLWLFENRASVLNILKRSIHGPKELGLAEALLIGYRDDLDKDLLQSYNDTGVVHVIAVSGMHLGLVYWLLNLFLNPLLKRRGTRWLHPVIVLTVLWIFTLLAGSAASIVRAAVMFTFILLGKTFNRNASVYNTLAASAFVLLCYNPYWLWDAGFQLSYTALLSIVIFYKPVYKLVFVCNRSLNAVWQLCAVSFAAQILTVPVAAYHFHQFPVYFLITNILVVPLSGFILIGELLLLIVAPVQELARFTGNCLSASIWWMNSIIEHLGHYPFAVWKGIRLNGLQVALLYIFIAGVTVWLLQKRRSGLWIGITGLLLLTGIRAATFCNAGKQQKLIVYNISGTSAIDFIDGRSHFLYGDSVRINDPFIQKTVILPATTLYRLRAPGNMNNLQQNGRLFRFKNRSVLLVGDLPDALTAPIAIRGKIDLVILSGSPRLYIAQLLQRVQPAQVIIDGSAPAWKARYWQKDCDALHIPCHNVVEKGAFVMNF; encoded by the coding sequence ATGCAATCCTCTGTTGCCATATTCCTGGGAAGAACGCCTTTTCTGAAATTAGTCATACCGCTTATTGCAGGAATTCTTTTACAATGGTATGGCCAGCCTGCTGTAATGCACAGTATTGCCGGGTTTATTATTATAATCCTTGCTGTTGTTCTATTCCGCTTATTGCCGGTATACGGGCGTCTCCGGTTTAAATGGTTGCAGGCACTGCTGATTGTTCTGGGCCTCCTGTTCATGGGCATGCTGCTGACAGTGATGAATGATGTGCGCATTAACAGAAACTGGTTTGGCAACAGGTACCAGAAAGGTATGTACCTGTGGGTAACTTTACTTGAAAAGCCGGTTGAAAAAAAACGTTCCTGGAGGGCGGACGCCATAATAAACGGCCTGATCTCGAATAACAACGTTCAAAAGGTAAGCGGCCGTCTGACCCTTTATTTAAAAAAGGAAACAGACATGGATCAGCTGAATGCCGGGGATCAGTTAGTATTCCGGAAAGATCCGCAGGAGATAAGAAATACGGGAAACCCGGGTGGATTTGATTATAAACGATATGCCTTTTTTAATGGACTTACACACCAGGTTTTTCTTACAGCAAGTGATTTTATAAAGATGCCGGTGCCTCCAAAACCAGGTTTTCGTTTGTGGCTGTTTGAAAACCGGGCCTCCGTTTTGAATATCCTGAAACGATCTATTCATGGCCCTAAAGAACTGGGACTGGCTGAAGCTTTGCTGATCGGGTATCGCGATGATCTGGATAAAGACCTGCTGCAATCATACAATGATACCGGTGTAGTGCATGTAATTGCTGTTTCCGGTATGCATCTGGGCCTGGTATACTGGCTGCTGAACCTGTTTTTAAATCCTTTGCTGAAACGGCGCGGTACCCGCTGGCTCCATCCGGTGATCGTACTCACCGTATTGTGGATATTTACATTACTGGCAGGTAGTGCCGCATCAATAGTAAGAGCTGCAGTAATGTTCACGTTTATTTTGTTGGGGAAGACCTTTAACCGCAATGCTTCTGTTTATAATACACTGGCAGCTTCCGCATTTGTACTGCTTTGTTACAACCCTTACTGGTTATGGGATGCAGGCTTCCAGCTATCCTATACAGCCTTACTGAGCATCGTTATTTTTTATAAACCGGTCTATAAACTGGTTTTTGTCTGTAACAGGTCATTAAATGCAGTGTGGCAACTGTGTGCAGTAAGCTTTGCAGCCCAGATACTGACTGTACCGGTTGCCGCGTATCATTTTCATCAGTTCCCGGTATATTTTTTAATAACGAATATACTGGTAGTGCCCCTGTCTGGTTTCATTCTTATCGGAGAGCTTCTGCTGCTGATTGTTGCTCCGGTTCAGGAGCTGGCCCGGTTTACCGGGAATTGTTTAAGCGCGTCCATCTGGTGGATGAACAGCATCATTGAGCATCTTGGGCATTACCCGTTTGCAGTGTGGAAAGGCATCCGGTTAAATGGGTTGCAGGTCGCCCTGTTATACATTTTTATTGCAGGTGTCACCGTTTGGCTGCTGCAAAAGCGGAGATCCGGTTTGTGGATAGGTATAACAGGCCTGTTGTTATTAACAGGTATCAGAGCCGCAACATTCTGCAATGCCGGGAAACAGCAAAAGCTGATCGTTTACAACATCAGCGGAACCAGCGCTATAGATTTTATTGATGGCCGCAGCCACTTCCTGTATGGTGATTCTGTCCGGATAAACGATCCGTTTATACAGAAAACGGTTATTTTACCTGCAACGACCTTATACCGCTTAAGAGCGCCGGGCAATATGAACAATCTGCAGCAAAACGGCCGTTTGTTCAGGTTTAAGAACCGGTCCGTTTTGCTGGTGGGCGACCTGCCGGATGCGCTTACAGCCCCGATTGCCATCAGGGGTAAAATAGACCTGGTGATCCTTTCAGGAAGCCCCAGGCTGTACATAGCTCAATTGCTGCAGCGGGTGCAGCCCGCACAGGTGATCATTGACGGCTCTGCACCGGCCTGGAAAGCGCGGTACTGGCAAAAAGACTGCGACGCGCTTCATATTCCCTGTCATAATGTTGTGGAGAAAGGAGCTTTTGTAATGAACTTTTGA
- the purH gene encoding bifunctional phosphoribosylaminoimidazolecarboxamide formyltransferase/IMP cyclohydrolase → MNKKIQSALISVFYKDGLEPIVKELSRLGITIYSTGGTQKFIEDLGIQVVPVEQLTTYPSILGGRVKTLHPSVFGGILGRRNLESDVQEMAEYKIPEIDLVIVDLYPFEETLANTNEEKLIIEKIDIGGPSMIRAAAKNFKDVVVIAAKKDYAVLEELLRTQNGETTIEQRKSFAAKAFEIVAHYDVAISAYFNGNNGEYFLQSVNTPKAMRYGENPHQTGTFYGKLDELFNQLNGKELSYNNLVDVDAAVQLIHEFPQEAATVFAIIKHTNVCGVAARASVSEAWKDALAGDAESAFGGVLVTNGTVDEATAHAINEIFFEVLIAPAFDEAALNILKSKKNRILLQLKPQASDPGLQAKSVLNGVLTQGQDKGNYTEWKEAGGRQTTAAEKADLEFANIICKHLKSNAIALVKNRQLVGKGAGQTSRVDAVRHAIEKAKQFGFDLAGAVLASDAFFPFNDSVQIAHEAGIVAFIQPGGSIRDKDSIEYAQQHNLAMVLTGMRHFKH, encoded by the coding sequence ATGAATAAAAAGATCCAATCTGCACTGATTTCCGTTTTTTACAAGGATGGTCTTGAACCCATTGTTAAAGAATTATCCCGCCTGGGCATTACCATCTATTCTACCGGCGGTACCCAGAAGTTTATTGAAGACCTGGGCATACAGGTAGTTCCCGTAGAGCAACTGACCACCTATCCTTCTATTTTAGGAGGGCGTGTAAAAACGTTGCATCCTTCAGTATTTGGAGGGATTTTAGGCAGAAGAAACCTGGAATCTGATGTGCAGGAAATGGCCGAATACAAAATTCCCGAAATTGATCTTGTTATTGTAGACCTGTATCCTTTTGAAGAAACCCTTGCCAATACTAATGAAGAAAAGCTTATTATTGAAAAAATTGATATAGGCGGCCCTTCCATGATCCGCGCGGCGGCAAAAAACTTTAAGGATGTGGTTGTGATTGCTGCCAAAAAAGATTATGCAGTGCTGGAAGAATTATTGAGGACGCAGAATGGGGAAACAACGATTGAACAGCGGAAATCTTTTGCGGCAAAAGCATTTGAAATTGTCGCACATTACGATGTAGCCATCTCTGCCTATTTCAACGGCAACAACGGGGAATACTTTTTACAGTCTGTAAATACTCCCAAAGCCATGCGGTATGGCGAGAACCCGCATCAGACCGGTACTTTCTATGGAAAGCTGGATGAACTGTTTAATCAGTTAAACGGTAAAGAGCTTTCCTATAATAATCTGGTAGACGTGGATGCAGCCGTACAACTGATTCATGAATTTCCACAGGAAGCAGCAACGGTTTTTGCAATCATCAAGCACACGAATGTCTGTGGCGTTGCAGCGCGTGCATCAGTAAGTGAAGCATGGAAAGATGCCCTGGCAGGCGACGCCGAGAGTGCTTTTGGAGGCGTACTGGTAACCAATGGTACGGTAGACGAAGCAACGGCCCATGCCATCAATGAGATCTTTTTTGAAGTGCTGATTGCACCCGCGTTTGATGAAGCGGCATTGAATATTTTGAAATCTAAAAAGAACCGCATTTTATTACAGTTGAAACCCCAGGCATCGGACCCAGGGCTTCAGGCAAAATCTGTGCTGAATGGCGTACTGACCCAGGGGCAGGATAAGGGCAACTATACAGAATGGAAAGAAGCCGGTGGGCGGCAAACGACCGCGGCAGAAAAAGCAGATCTGGAATTTGCGAACATTATCTGCAAACATTTAAAGTCAAATGCGATTGCATTGGTAAAAAACAGGCAACTGGTGGGCAAAGGCGCAGGGCAGACCAGCCGCGTGGACGCAGTGCGCCATGCAATTGAAAAAGCAAAACAATTTGGCTTTGATCTGGCTGGCGCCGTACTGGCAAGCGATGCCTTCTTCCCTTTTAACGACAGCGTGCAGATCGCTCATGAGGCCGGGATAGTGGCATTTATACAACCTGGTGGGTCTATACGTGACAAGGATTCTATCGAATATGCACAACAGCATAACCTGGCAATGGTGCTGACCGGTATGCGGCATTTTAAGCATTAA
- a CDS encoding TetR/AcrR family transcriptional regulator — MDTRSEIIRIGDDLLRERGYNAFSFSDISQRLHIKNASVHYHFPTKTSLGLAIIAKYEQQFRQLRQEMACRAPLEKLDAFLNVYTTAQKENKICLVGALATDLYTVDPQMQQALKRIVRQILGWLMLILKEGKAEGVFVFRAPVRTKALLVITNMIAALQLTRLTGQKDFREIKKTISNDLTNNK, encoded by the coding sequence ATGGATACCCGGTCTGAAATAATACGCATTGGAGATGACCTGCTGAGGGAGCGCGGGTATAATGCTTTTAGTTTCTCAGACATTTCGCAAAGACTGCATATAAAAAATGCTTCTGTTCATTATCATTTTCCTACAAAAACATCCCTGGGGCTGGCCATTATTGCTAAATATGAACAGCAGTTCCGGCAGCTCCGGCAGGAAATGGCCTGCCGGGCTCCCCTGGAAAAGCTGGATGCTTTTCTGAACGTATACACTACCGCGCAGAAGGAAAATAAGATCTGCCTGGTAGGAGCGCTTGCCACGGATCTGTATACAGTGGATCCGCAGATGCAGCAGGCCTTAAAAAGAATCGTGCGGCAGATACTTGGCTGGCTGATGCTTATATTGAAAGAGGGAAAGGCTGAAGGTGTATTTGTGTTCAGGGCTCCTGTAAGAACAAAAGCATTGCTGGTTATTACCAATATGATTGCAGCCCTGCAGCTCACAAGACTAACCGGACAAAAGGATTTCCGGGAAATAAAAAAAACAATTAGTAACGACTTAACAAATAACAAATGA